From Bacteroidota bacterium, the proteins below share one genomic window:
- a CDS encoding efflux RND transporter periplasmic adaptor subunit, whose amino-acid sequence MTKTPMLLLALSLAACSKREAAPPPSAEASLTDVTASPNRIVKAAGATVKLTHSSVTPLVRATGVVTVDPRSVNTISSRFDGRIERLALHYNFQPIGTGAEILAIYSPAILAEQERLIALTRGNAQASELAEAAKQKLANLGLTDAQIARIVSSRQPINPLPVYSPYGGHIHDVVSRTTSTKMNASGGDGMASMIGGTSSTSAAPSDYATNLASSELSLKEGMYVRAGQALVSVYDASRVWIALNIPRSEAALVHHGDAVTIRPETDREHPITAKIDYIEPILDASSSSLRARVYLEGVSHESSLKIGALVDAMIEPSAVDGAWLPKSAVVSLGKRDVVFVKRDGRFAAVEIRTGIATDSLVQISSGVDDSDEVALEAHYFVDSDSFIRTEAAQ is encoded by the coding sequence ATGACTAAGACGCCAATGCTGCTGCTGGCGCTATCGCTCGCGGCATGCTCCAAACGCGAGGCGGCGCCGCCACCGTCGGCAGAGGCATCGCTGACGGATGTAACGGCATCGCCGAACCGCATCGTCAAAGCGGCCGGTGCGACCGTGAAGCTCACCCACTCCAGTGTTACGCCGCTCGTGCGTGCAACTGGTGTGGTGACCGTCGATCCGCGTTCGGTGAACACGATCAGCTCGCGCTTCGACGGCCGCATCGAACGGCTGGCCTTGCATTACAACTTCCAACCGATCGGTACGGGCGCAGAGATCCTTGCGATCTATAGCCCAGCGATCCTCGCCGAGCAGGAGCGGCTCATCGCCCTGACCCGTGGTAATGCACAGGCCTCGGAGCTTGCCGAAGCTGCGAAGCAGAAGCTGGCGAATCTCGGACTCACCGATGCGCAGATCGCTCGCATCGTCTCATCCAGACAGCCGATCAACCCGCTGCCCGTGTACTCGCCCTACGGCGGACATATCCACGATGTCGTTTCGCGCACAACCTCAACCAAGATGAATGCGTCGGGAGGCGATGGCATGGCCTCGATGATTGGCGGCACCAGTAGCACGAGCGCCGCGCCGTCCGACTACGCAACGAACCTCGCTTCGAGCGAACTCTCGCTGAAAGAAGGGATGTACGTGCGTGCAGGGCAGGCGCTGGTGTCGGTGTACGATGCCTCACGTGTCTGGATCGCCCTGAACATTCCGCGAAGCGAAGCAGCGCTGGTGCATCATGGCGATGCAGTGACGATCAGACCGGAGACGGACCGGGAGCATCCCATCACTGCGAAGATCGACTACATCGAGCCCATCCTCGATGCATCGTCATCGTCCTTGCGTGCTCGGGTATATCTCGAAGGTGTATCGCACGAGTCATCGCTCAAGATCGGCGCACTGGTGGATGCAATGATCGAACCGAGCGCAGTAGATGGTGCGTGGCTGCCGAAGTCAGCGGTCGTCAGTCTTGGCAAACGGGATGTCGTCTTCGTCAAACGCGACGGCCGCTTCGCTGCCGTAGAGATCAGGACAGGCATCGCAACCGATTCGCTGGTGCAAATATCAAGCGGAGTCGACGATAGCGACGAGGTTGCGCTCGAAGCGCATTACTTTGTCGATAGCGACAGCTTCATTAGAACGGAGGCCGCACAATGA
- a CDS encoding TolC family protein produces the protein MSKLLLFVLLLVAVQTEAQVITLDSVLHAIDRSYPMIKMYEVMADARSEYARSASSWMPPKITAGLWQTPYNAIGDGMFMVGVEQMIPNPAKVNAKERMMLSEAALDRASQSVALRDMHTMAKRAYYGRSVLERKLRAIDETDSLLAFVIALATDRYPTGKESLENIYKAQAARAELSSMRTMTTADIGMNNAELRNFLGAATATFQIDTTLPVSGTASDRMLTDSIPEVRSIDAEITMMRSRRDVERSALYPEFGVSVNHMQALNTMMPNQFSVMGMVSLPIAPWSRTEADAMSAGVDREIESMQLKRDATIRERAAKIEILRAQVDGSRTQLENITTVVLPAYQRSFDASLRAYQQNAGDLFRVIDAWQMLRMAEMNRLDLLKSLINAQISYEDALSND, from the coding sequence ATGAGTAAGCTACTACTCTTTGTGCTGTTGCTTGTGGCGGTGCAGACCGAGGCACAGGTCATCACGCTCGATTCGGTGCTCCATGCGATCGATCGGTCGTATCCGATGATCAAGATGTATGAGGTGATGGCGGATGCACGCTCAGAGTACGCTCGCAGTGCATCGAGCTGGATGCCGCCGAAGATCACTGCAGGGTTGTGGCAGACGCCATACAATGCGATCGGCGACGGGATGTTCATGGTCGGCGTCGAGCAGATGATCCCAAACCCCGCGAAGGTGAATGCAAAAGAGCGGATGATGCTCAGCGAAGCGGCGCTCGACCGCGCATCGCAGTCTGTCGCTCTTCGCGACATGCACACGATGGCGAAGCGAGCCTATTACGGCCGCTCAGTGCTCGAGCGCAAGCTTCGAGCGATCGACGAGACCGATTCGCTGCTTGCATTCGTGATCGCGCTCGCAACCGATCGCTACCCGACCGGGAAGGAGTCGCTCGAGAACATCTATAAAGCGCAGGCTGCCCGCGCGGAGCTCTCTTCGATGCGAACGATGACGACAGCAGACATCGGCATGAACAATGCAGAGCTGCGAAACTTCCTCGGCGCCGCGACAGCTACATTCCAGATCGACACCACACTGCCGGTTTCTGGCACCGCTTCCGATCGGATGCTCACCGATAGTATCCCGGAAGTACGGAGCATCGATGCCGAGATCACGATGATGCGCTCGCGCCGCGACGTGGAGCGATCGGCGCTGTATCCGGAGTTCGGCGTATCGGTCAACCACATGCAAGCGCTCAATACCATGATGCCAAACCAGTTCTCGGTCATGGGCATGGTCTCACTGCCGATCGCACCGTGGTCTCGCACCGAAGCCGATGCGATGAGCGCCGGTGTCGATCGCGAGATCGAAAGCATGCAGCTCAAGCGCGATGCAACGATCCGCGAACGTGCGGCCAAGATCGAAATACTCCGTGCGCAAGTTGACGGCAGTCGTACGCAACTCGAGAACATCACGACAGTCGTTCTGCCCGCCTATCAGCGATCGTTCGATGCATCGTTGCGTGCATACCAACAGAATGCCGGCGATCTCTTTCGTGTCATCGACGCATGGCAGATGCTGAGGATGGCCGAGATGAATCGTCTCGATCTCCTTAAATCACTTATCAACGCTCAGATCTCGTATGAAGACGCTCTTTCCAATGACTAA
- a CDS encoding efflux RND transporter permease subunit gives MKFFDRFRSSAADLETIERSSRQVGPGVFFSTVVVIASFLPVFLLTGTEGKLFHPLAWTKTFILVIDAFLAITLTPVLISFFLRGKLKHEESNPITRLLERLYTPILHWCLEWRKTVIAINIVLLAGGAFLYTQLGSEFMPPLDEGSILFMPVTMPDVSNTEAKRILQIQDKIIAGVPEVESVLGKAGRANTATDNSPISMIETIVLLKPRAEWRPGMTKERLVEELNSKLQIPGVVNGFTQPIINRINMLSTGIRTDVGLKIYGRDLDTIGALAERVRAALEGRDGVKDLYVEPITGGRYLDIAIKRDEIGKFGLSVDDVNMFIETALGGMNLTTTVEGRERFAVNARFAQDYRNSIDAIRQLPLRSPAGTVPLAAVADVRLADGPPMITSEGAMLRGTVLFNVRDRDLGSTVRDAQRTLDSAFKKLPTGYSFEWSGQWENQIRSRKTLQIIMPIVIVIIFFVLYFTYKSLKEAMLTMITVPFALSGGVYILALYHVNVSVAVAVGFIALFGVAIETAMLMTIYLNEYMEKLVHDKGNSSETISSADLRKYVTDGAIQRLRPKLMTVSVSLFGLLPILWASGTGSDVMRPITLPMLGGLITSTVYVLLVTPVVYEMAKERELRKHGKITIPGGHHE, from the coding sequence ATGAAGTTCTTCGACCGCTTCCGAAGCTCTGCAGCCGATCTCGAGACGATCGAACGATCGAGCCGTCAGGTCGGCCCGGGTGTATTCTTCTCCACAGTAGTGGTAATCGCTTCCTTCCTGCCCGTCTTTCTTTTGACGGGCACCGAAGGGAAGCTCTTTCACCCGCTCGCTTGGACGAAGACGTTCATCCTCGTGATTGATGCATTTCTCGCGATCACGCTCACGCCCGTGCTGATCTCGTTCTTCCTTCGCGGCAAGCTCAAACACGAAGAATCGAACCCGATCACGCGGCTGCTCGAGCGGCTCTACACACCGATCCTGCACTGGTGTCTGGAGTGGCGCAAGACGGTGATCGCGATCAACATCGTGCTCCTCGCCGGCGGTGCGTTCCTCTACACACAACTCGGCTCCGAGTTCATGCCGCCGCTCGACGAGGGGTCGATCCTGTTCATGCCTGTGACCATGCCCGACGTCTCGAACACCGAGGCGAAGCGCATTCTGCAGATACAGGACAAGATCATCGCGGGCGTGCCCGAGGTCGAGAGCGTGCTGGGGAAGGCAGGGCGCGCGAACACTGCGACGGATAACTCGCCGATCAGCATGATCGAGACGATCGTCCTGCTGAAGCCTCGCGCCGAGTGGAGACCCGGCATGACGAAAGAACGCCTCGTCGAAGAACTCAACTCGAAGTTGCAGATCCCGGGCGTAGTCAACGGCTTCACGCAACCGATCATCAATCGCATCAACATGCTTTCGACAGGTATCCGAACGGATGTCGGTCTGAAGATCTACGGTCGCGACCTCGATACGATCGGTGCGCTCGCCGAGCGTGTGCGTGCAGCGCTCGAAGGGCGCGACGGTGTGAAGGACTTGTATGTCGAACCCATCACCGGTGGTCGCTATCTCGACATCGCGATCAAACGCGATGAGATCGGCAAGTTCGGTCTGAGTGTGGACGATGTGAACATGTTCATCGAGACCGCCCTTGGCGGGATGAACCTCACGACCACGGTCGAGGGCCGCGAACGCTTCGCGGTGAACGCACGATTCGCACAGGACTATCGCAACAGCATCGATGCCATTCGTCAGTTACCACTTCGCTCACCCGCAGGCACTGTGCCGCTCGCTGCCGTCGCCGATGTTCGTCTTGCCGACGGTCCGCCGATGATCACTTCCGAAGGAGCGATGCTTCGCGGGACGGTGCTCTTCAACGTGCGCGACCGCGACCTCGGCTCGACGGTCCGCGATGCACAGCGCACACTCGACTCCGCCTTCAAGAAGCTGCCCACGGGCTACAGCTTCGAGTGGAGCGGACAGTGGGAGAACCAGATCCGCTCGCGCAAGACGCTGCAGATCATCATGCCGATCGTGATCGTCATCATCTTCTTCGTGTTGTACTTCACGTACAAGTCGCTCAAAGAAGCAATGCTGACGATGATCACCGTGCCGTTCGCGCTTTCGGGTGGTGTCTATATCCTTGCACTCTACCATGTCAACGTGTCGGTCGCTGTGGCGGTCGGGTTTATCGCGCTCTTCGGTGTTGCGATCGAAACGGCGATGCTCATGACGATCTATCTGAATGAGTACATGGAGAAGCTCGTGCACGACAAAGGCAACTCGAGCGAGACGATCTCGTCGGCGGACTTGCGCAAGTACGTGACCGACGGAGCCATCCAACGCCTGCGACCCAAACTAATGACGGTCTCCGTCTCCCTCTTCGGACTCTTGCCGATCCTCTGGGCTAGCGGCACGGGCAGCGACGTCATGCGACCGATCACCTTGCCGATGCTTGGCGGGCTCATCACTTCGACCGTGTATGTGCTGCTCGTCACGCCAGTCGTCTATGAAATGGCCAAGGAACGCGAATTGCGTAAACACGGCAAGATCACCATTCCGGGAGGACACCATGAGTAA
- a CDS encoding copper-binding protein — MKYILSIAILLSYFALSSVAAAPVKDGKVYKVKATVKKIYRDDKKITLDHKEIKGYMKAMTMTFAVDDAKLFDTVSEGTKGLFTMKVVKGFPVITGVKVTSTSAAMYVCPMHPDQHSDKPGTCKKCGMDLIKK; from the coding sequence ATGAAGTACATTTTATCTATCGCCATACTCTTGTCATATTTCGCCCTATCGTCAGTTGCCGCCGCACCCGTGAAGGACGGTAAAGTGTACAAGGTCAAAGCGACCGTCAAGAAGATCTATCGTGACGACAAGAAGATCACGCTCGACCACAAGGAGATCAAAGGATACATGAAGGCCATGACCATGACCTTCGCCGTCGACGATGCAAAGCTCTTCGATACAGTGAGTGAAGGCACAAAGGGGCTCTTTACGATGAAAGTCGTCAAGGGCTTTCCAGTCATCACCGGTGTGAAGGTCACGAGCACGAGTGCAGCGATGTATGTCTGCCCGATGCATCCCGACCAGCACTCCGACAAACCCGGCACGTGCAAGAAGTGCGGGATGGACCTTATCAAGAAATAG
- a CDS encoding c-type cytochrome: protein MRRATLFTLCGIAIALSACKQTPFEEQATAKKINTLKRAGTPEAEWQKVWAGKQVYETYCSGCHGVKGDGKGPAAAMLETKPRNFTRGMFKFISSAPGSLPTDADLLRTINRGVPRSSMPSWIMLSDADKLNVIEYIKTFSERWQTSQPPVALSFGSTPQWLGSAASVVKGKAVYARMGCANCHGELGLGDGKSAAALKDAEDNPIKPFNFREGVLKGGTRVEDVYRTFYTGLAGTPMPAFGGILSDEENWHLVSYITYLMGKTNVTEAAMAAAATAAPTADSTKTAK from the coding sequence ATGCGAAGAGCCACCCTATTTACATTGTGTGGGATAGCTATTGCACTTTCCGCATGTAAGCAGACGCCGTTCGAGGAACAGGCGACGGCAAAGAAGATCAATACCCTTAAGCGTGCCGGTACTCCGGAAGCCGAGTGGCAAAAGGTCTGGGCCGGCAAGCAGGTATATGAAACGTATTGCTCCGGTTGCCATGGCGTAAAAGGCGACGGCAAAGGTCCGGCCGCGGCGATGCTCGAAACGAAGCCCCGCAACTTCACGCGCGGGATGTTCAAGTTTATTTCTTCCGCTCCAGGTTCGCTTCCGACCGATGCCGATCTGCTTCGCACGATCAATCGCGGTGTTCCGCGTTCGTCGATGCCGAGTTGGATTATGCTCTCGGATGCAGATAAACTCAATGTGATCGAGTATATTAAAACGTTCTCCGAGCGTTGGCAGACATCGCAGCCTCCGGTCGCACTTTCATTCGGTAGTACCCCGCAATGGCTTGGCAGCGCAGCTTCCGTTGTGAAGGGCAAAGCCGTGTACGCGCGGATGGGGTGTGCGAATTGTCATGGTGAACTCGGTCTCGGCGATGGCAAGTCCGCTGCTGCACTGAAGGACGCGGAAGACAATCCGATCAAACCGTTTAACTTCCGCGAGGGTGTGCTTAAGGGCGGCACGCGAGTGGAAGACGTCTATCGTACCTTCTATACCGGTCTCGCCGGAACGCCAATGCCTGCGTTCGGCGGCATCCTCAGCGACGAGGAAAACTGGCATCTCGTCTCCTATATCACGTATTTGATGGGGAAGACGAATGTCACAGAAGCCGCGATGGCGGCTGCGGCAACAGCGGCGCCAACTGCTGATTCTACGAAGACCGCGAAATAA
- a CDS encoding cbb3-type cytochrome c oxidase subunit I — protein sequence MALVNAATLPATESNQGLVDKWVVKAHFIAGITAFFVALLAGLVFSTQFLRSYLFPGIELLSPGRVRMVHTNMAAYGFLANLFFGMLYWAVPRLTGLRVWKRGVSLFLFWAWQAILLATFVGQLYGLAQGVEWAETPIFIDPVVVIGVLLMTVNFYVPIIKTKEKPLYVSLWYFTAAFVWTGLVYIMGNYLPQFFAPGVAGAAIGGLYIHDLVGLFVTPLGWGMMYYFVPLIMKKPIYSHALSLVGFWGLAFFYPLQGVHHFLWSPIPMFVQYGAVTSTIAVEIVVTTVVVNFFLTLRGSGSMLKTNLPLRWYYTGMVLYFTTCLQCAFQVTLTLQQVIHFTDWVVAHAHLVMLGVFGFWLLGTVTHLWPRVTGREWYSLRLNTWHYWLSTIGLVIMFGDLTIAGLVQGFSWRSLQIWEQSLIASFPFWLVRTFAGVLIVLGQMIWAYNLYRTAKNPIRFGESQKEFDREHELAPASYPRPAVVS from the coding sequence ATGGCTCTAGTAAATGCAGCAACGTTACCTGCAACGGAATCGAACCAGGGGTTGGTCGATAAGTGGGTGGTCAAAGCCCACTTCATCGCCGGCATCACGGCGTTCTTCGTTGCACTGCTTGCCGGACTGGTATTCAGCACGCAATTTTTGAGAAGCTACCTCTTCCCGGGGATCGAACTGCTCTCTCCGGGTCGCGTGCGTATGGTGCATACGAACATGGCAGCCTATGGCTTCCTCGCAAACCTCTTCTTCGGAATGCTCTATTGGGCAGTGCCGCGTCTGACCGGTCTGCGCGTCTGGAAGCGGGGGGTATCGCTCTTCCTATTCTGGGCATGGCAAGCGATCTTGCTGGCGACGTTCGTCGGTCAGCTCTATGGGCTTGCACAAGGTGTCGAATGGGCCGAGACCCCGATCTTCATCGACCCGGTCGTCGTCATCGGCGTGTTACTCATGACGGTGAATTTCTATGTGCCGATAATCAAGACGAAGGAAAAACCGCTGTACGTTTCGCTCTGGTACTTCACAGCGGCCTTCGTCTGGACCGGCCTTGTCTATATCATGGGTAACTACCTGCCGCAGTTCTTCGCCCCGGGCGTTGCAGGTGCAGCCATCGGCGGACTCTACATCCATGATCTCGTCGGCCTGTTCGTGACGCCGCTCGGTTGGGGCATGATGTACTACTTCGTGCCGCTGATCATGAAGAAACCGATTTATTCTCATGCCCTCTCGCTCGTTGGCTTCTGGGGTCTCGCCTTCTTCTACCCCTTGCAAGGCGTACACCACTTCCTCTGGAGCCCGATCCCGATGTTCGTACAATATGGAGCCGTGACTTCGACGATCGCCGTCGAGATCGTCGTCACTACCGTCGTCGTGAACTTCTTCCTGACGCTTCGCGGCTCGGGTTCAATGCTCAAGACGAATCTGCCGTTGCGCTGGTATTACACGGGCATGGTGCTCTACTTCACGACGTGCTTGCAGTGCGCCTTCCAAGTCACACTGACATTGCAGCAGGTCATCCACTTCACCGATTGGGTCGTTGCACACGCCCACCTCGTGATGCTTGGCGTGTTCGGTTTCTGGCTGCTCGGTACGGTGACGCATTTGTGGCCGCGTGTCACGGGCCGCGAGTGGTATAGCCTGCGCCTGAACACTTGGCACTACTGGCTCTCGACGATCGGCCTCGTCATCATGTTCGGTGACCTGACGATCGCCGGCCTGGTGCAGGGCTTTAGCTGGCGTTCACTACAGATCTGGGAACAGTCGCTCATCGCTTCGTTCCCGTTCTGGCTGGTACGTACGTTCGCCGGCGTATTGATTGTCCTGGGTCAGATGATCTGGGCCTACAATCTCTATCGCACTGCGAAGAACCCGATCCGCTTCGGCGAATCGCAGAAGGAGTTCGACCGCGAACATGAACTGGCACCGGCGTCGTACCCGCGTCCGGCTGTCGTATCCTAA
- a CDS encoding cbb3-type cytochrome c oxidase subunit II, whose product MAKSPIERFSTVFLVAGISFFAFSFISSGLIPWLMMNKIPTQSLDDLAKNPPATFAQLAADYPQEFKKYYGEPNSASYKKALSLGRDVYIAEACWHCHSQQVRPISNEPARWGKVSTADEYQNVLQMPQMMGTRRVGPDLFREAGRRTNDWQMAHFYKPTNVVPSSVMPEFTWFFDKDKRPNERGLAIVTYVNWLGSWNKDSTDEMKMSIPKANRAGMGQ is encoded by the coding sequence ATGGCAAAATCACCTATTGAACGGTTTAGCACGGTATTTCTCGTTGCCGGCATCTCTTTCTTCGCGTTCAGCTTCATTTCATCGGGACTCATCCCGTGGTTGATGATGAACAAGATCCCGACGCAATCGCTCGACGATCTGGCAAAGAATCCGCCAGCTACGTTCGCGCAACTTGCCGCAGACTATCCGCAGGAATTCAAGAAATACTACGGCGAGCCGAACAGCGCCAGCTATAAAAAGGCGCTCTCGCTCGGTCGCGACGTCTATATCGCAGAAGCGTGCTGGCACTGCCATTCACAGCAGGTCCGCCCGATCTCGAACGAGCCGGCTCGCTGGGGCAAAGTCTCGACAGCAGACGAGTACCAGAATGTGCTGCAAATGCCGCAGATGATGGGAACACGCCGTGTCGGACCGGACCTGTTCCGCGAAGCAGGCCGCCGCACCAACGATTGGCAAATGGCGCACTTCTATAAGCCGACGAACGTCGTGCCGTCGTCTGTCATGCCGGAGTTCACGTGGTTCTTCGACAAGGACAAGCGTCCGAACGAACGCGGCCTTGCGATCGTCACGTATGTCAATTGGCTCGGCAGTTGGAATAAGGATTCCACCGACGAAATGAAGATGAGCATCCCGAAAGCGAATCGCGCCGGGATGGGACAATAA
- the cadA gene encoding cadmium-translocating P-type ATPase encodes MNTSVVSVCEHCGLPVSAPHRHAEDSLYCCYGCEVAAHLLGKGDEAGARLSMYKLAAGVILGINVMMFSMPLYVESLGAFFRQGLGSEAYFELLKWLLMALSLPVYFLLGMPFIESAIRNIRDGLRSNADLLIAIGVTAAMLVSMFDTIFTNGPVYYETAVAILVIVTGGRYLEAKARAKASRAVDDLEKTVPSIVTVVASDGSLRDVQVSSLKVGDVILSKPGEQIPVDCVIKSGSAEISEAMLSGEPHPVRRGEGELLLAGAINYDGLLHLGVLRVEAESYIMRLKSLLIESKQGRAEIQDTADRIAATAIPIIIAVAIASLIYWSGAVDLRHGLFAFLGVVLVACPCAIGIATPAALWVAVTEASRHGILFRSLGVVERLSSVKNLFFDKTGTLTVGKPAVRTYTVVGDATAIGSDELLPLVGAVASLSAHPLSRAIADAYATDRSLASNVRNMQEVPAKGIAASIGTHTVRIGSETFVRGEHHISDGARLETTVWCSVRDEAGLDNLFEFSFADEVKPETKRVFDELHSAGYRTTILSGDEQSVATRMGSDLGSEALGKLTPKQKAEIVANEPESAFVGDGFNDAGAIGAARVGIAMGSGSDLVRSEADVILFDNDLERVPQLLRLSASTMRIVKQNLFWAFIYNVIGVFLAAFGLLNPIIAALAMALSSLAVAQNSMRLRHLPHFQSEGANA; translated from the coding sequence ATGAATACGTCAGTCGTATCGGTTTGCGAACACTGCGGCCTCCCGGTATCGGCCCCGCACCGCCATGCGGAAGACTCCCTCTATTGCTGCTACGGTTGTGAAGTCGCCGCACACTTGCTCGGTAAGGGTGACGAAGCCGGCGCTCGACTCTCGATGTATAAGCTTGCAGCAGGCGTCATCCTTGGCATCAACGTCATGATGTTCTCCATGCCGTTATATGTTGAATCGCTCGGTGCGTTCTTCCGTCAAGGCCTCGGCTCCGAGGCATACTTCGAGCTGCTGAAGTGGCTCCTGATGGCGCTGTCGCTTCCCGTATACTTCCTGCTCGGCATGCCGTTCATCGAATCGGCAATCCGAAACATTCGCGATGGCCTGCGCTCGAACGCCGATCTTCTTATCGCCATCGGCGTCACGGCGGCCATGCTCGTTTCGATGTTCGACACCATCTTCACGAACGGCCCCGTCTATTACGAAACGGCCGTGGCCATCCTCGTCATCGTCACCGGCGGCCGGTATCTCGAAGCGAAAGCTCGTGCGAAAGCATCGCGTGCGGTTGACGATCTTGAAAAGACCGTCCCGAGCATCGTCACCGTCGTCGCATCGGACGGCTCGCTACGCGATGTGCAGGTGAGCTCGCTCAAGGTCGGTGATGTCATTCTCTCGAAGCCGGGTGAACAGATCCCGGTCGATTGTGTGATCAAGAGCGGCTCCGCCGAGATCAGTGAAGCGATGCTCTCCGGCGAACCGCATCCCGTGCGTCGCGGCGAAGGCGAACTGTTGCTTGCCGGCGCGATCAATTACGACGGCCTCCTGCATCTCGGCGTCTTGCGCGTCGAAGCCGAGAGCTACATCATGCGACTAAAGTCGCTGCTGATCGAATCGAAGCAAGGCCGCGCAGAGATCCAAGACACAGCCGACCGGATCGCCGCGACCGCCATCCCGATCATCATCGCCGTGGCGATCGCAAGCCTCATTTACTGGTCGGGCGCTGTCGATCTGCGGCACGGCCTCTTCGCATTCCTCGGTGTGGTGCTCGTTGCCTGTCCGTGTGCGATCGGCATCGCGACTCCTGCCGCGCTCTGGGTCGCCGTCACCGAAGCATCGCGCCACGGTATCCTCTTCCGCTCGCTCGGTGTCGTCGAGCGATTGTCATCGGTCAAGAACCTCTTTTTCGATAAGACGGGTACGCTTACCGTCGGCAAACCTGCCGTTCGCACGTATACAGTTGTAGGTGACGCGACGGCAATCGGAAGCGACGAACTCTTGCCGCTTGTCGGCGCAGTGGCATCACTGTCGGCACATCCGCTCTCGCGCGCCATTGCCGATGCATACGCGACCGATCGCTCGCTGGCATCGAATGTCCGTAACATGCAGGAGGTGCCCGCCAAAGGAATCGCCGCTTCCATCGGCACCCACACCGTGCGCATCGGTTCGGAAACTTTCGTCCGTGGCGAGCATCATATCAGTGACGGCGCTCGTCTCGAAACCACCGTTTGGTGCAGCGTTCGCGACGAGGCCGGTCTTGACAATCTCTTCGAGTTCTCGTTCGCCGATGAGGTGAAGCCGGAGACCAAGCGCGTCTTCGACGAACTCCACTCAGCCGGTTATCGGACGACGATCCTCAGTGGTGACGAGCAATCGGTCGCAACCCGCATGGGCAGCGATCTGGGCTCCGAAGCGCTCGGCAAGCTCACGCCGAAGCAGAAAGCAGAGATCGTCGCAAACGAACCGGAGTCGGCGTTCGTCGGCGACGGCTTCAACGATGCAGGTGCGATCGGCGCTGCGCGCGTCGGCATTGCGATGGGCAGCGGCTCGGACCTCGTCAGAAGCGAAGCGGACGTGATCCTCTTCGATAACGACCTCGAGCGCGTCCCGCAGTTGCTGCGTCTGTCGGCAAGCACGATGCGGATCGTCAAGCAGAATTTGTTTTGGGCGTTCATTTACAACGTAATTGGTGTCTTTCTTGCAGCGTTCGGGCTCTTGAACCCGATCATCGCTGCGCTGGCAATGGCGCTTTCGAGCCTTGCGGTCGCGCAGAACTCGATGCGCTTGCGTCACCTTCCCCACTTTCAGTCGGAGGGAGCGAATGCCTGA
- a CDS encoding sulfite exporter TauE/SafE family protein, with protein MPELWLAFGAGLFASLHCVGMCGPVVMGWQSASSAPVQIDVGGGSVIAVQRSVIVPQVLYHAGRVISYGMIGMMAGFVGGVTMISASVQQSFTIAFGALMIVAALFQLDVFKRRSSGLTNSKAYKALRGLISSNTGESRFLIGLLTPLLPCGLLYGMALHSAATNSPVLGGLEMAVFALGAVPALMIVASLSSMFGAKLRKHGSTFAAVFIMTMGVLTILRGAGIYTNPFETKTQENCCKAPTQVVQPK; from the coding sequence ATGCCTGAACTCTGGTTAGCGTTCGGCGCCGGACTCTTCGCCAGCCTGCACTGCGTGGGCATGTGCGGACCGGTCGTGATGGGTTGGCAGTCCGCTTCGTCTGCGCCGGTGCAGATCGACGTCGGCGGCGGTAGTGTCATCGCCGTGCAGCGATCGGTGATCGTACCGCAAGTGCTCTACCACGCAGGCCGTGTTATCTCGTACGGGATGATCGGCATGATGGCAGGCTTTGTCGGCGGTGTAACGATGATCTCGGCATCGGTACAGCAATCGTTCACGATTGCTTTCGGTGCACTGATGATCGTTGCGGCGCTCTTTCAGCTTGATGTGTTCAAGCGTCGTTCGAGCGGACTTACGAACTCGAAAGCGTACAAAGCACTGCGAGGTCTCATCTCGTCGAACACCGGTGAGTCGCGCTTTTTGATCGGGCTGCTGACACCGCTCTTGCCCTGTGGTCTGCTCTATGGCATGGCGCTGCACTCGGCGGCGACGAACTCGCCGGTGCTCGGCGGACTCGAAATGGCTGTCTTTGCGCTCGGCGCGGTACCCGCACTAATGATCGTTGCTTCGCTTTCGAGCATGTTCGGCGCGAAGCTTCGCAAACACGGCTCGACGTTCGCTGCGGTGTTCATCATGACGATGGGCGTGTTGACCATCCTGCGCGGAGCAGGGATCTACACGAACCCGTTCGAAACGAAGACACAGGAGAACTGCTGCAAGGCGCCGACACAAGTTGTACAACCAAAATAA